The genomic window AAGCAGTCGcttcagaggccctgaaattgatcagctgcgccTGAAACTGTGACACCAGACCTAAGCCAGCCAGTTCACTCgatatatgatttattattcatcacaaaacagaaaattcgacaataatcacaGTAGATCATTCGGCTTTGAGATaagagtaaaagttgcgacataaacgccctataccatgggatacctacttacgctattgtttctctatggaagTAGCTACGGTACCACAAGCATTCGCGGAACCGCGTTATCTGAAATGTCCGGACTTGAATGTATATGGCATTTCTAATTCCGTATTCCCGAACGAGCTAGTGGAGCTTCTATTATCCCCGTGTGCAGCGTGATCAATTGAAAATTGcgacaccagacctgagtcattcaattttcattcattcttatCACAGCTTCTTGTAGTGTTGCACTTGGTTTCCAAATAGGTGGCAACGGCCACAGTCGAAGAATATTCTATAATATCAAATGAGAATAAGTTACATGATATAGGCTAAGTTCATTTGAATTTGCAAAAACATGTTGATTGTACTTCGATTAGAATAATTCCATCATTGATTTCAGGAAGTTGTTTGTAAAATACTCCTATCTGAAAAATAGCAATCACGTTATTGATGTGATGACTCCTATTTCTTGCTGATGTTgcacattttcaattgaaactCAATTTCTATTGGGacttgaaaatgtgcaacaccagcaaGTAACATGTCACATTGAACACTGAGTGCTATTTTCCACATCAGAGTATTTTACTTACAACTTATATTAATTAGTGATAGAGAACTAGTGAATTGGAATATTGTACTTTTCTGGAACTTGTGTGATGCTAAATGATTCAGTATACAGGgagtcccaccaaggttgtaacagccgttgaccatagattgtaatcgacatttctgacaaaaaatgttctgtaaacttttttcctatcgaccttagttttcgagatatatcgatttttcaatattttcagaatatgcctacttccagtcattaaatactcaataactcgaaaactactggtcgaattttaatttcaagggtattgttggaaagagaaaataaattcaaacaagattagtgtaattttatttgctgttagatattttgtagtttttttattagggcttaaactgATTTCACCCTTAGGATCATCACTTGATGCatttgtttgtgaatttcctcattttgaaggtgttcattccagatattagcagttttgaacactttatcatggaacttaccttttcgaatttatactcgTTCGAAAgctaatgaaatgaaaaagtttttgaaatgttgaaacCTCTATAATTACCTggagaaaaaactgtttgaaatttgactttgaatttgaagaatcgaaattttcaagtttaagccctattaaaaaactacaaaatatctaacagcaaataaaattacactcatcttgtttgaatttgttttcTCTTCCCAACAATACccctgaaattgaaattcgaccagtagtttacgagttattgagtattcaatgaccggaagtaggcatattctgaaaatattgaaaaatcgatatatctcgaaaactaaggtcgataggaaaaaagtttaccGAACATTTTTTGTTAGAAATGTCGAGTaaaatctatggtcaacggctgttacaaccttggtgagacaccctgtataataatattgaaaaacaaaattagaaGATTGATAATCAACAGAGCAGAttgatttgtaatttaggtATCTGATCAAATTTTTGCCATTTACAGTGTTCAGCCGCATTTGAAGAAGTGTTTCGAGGGAATTGCCAAGCTGAATTTCACGGAAGACCTGGAGATTACAGCGATGCGCTCCAGTGAAGGCGAAGTGGTTCAGTTGGTCAACGTCATTTCTACGGCGGCCGCCAGGGGGCAGGTCGAAAAATGGCTGCTCATCCTCGAAAAAGCTATGAAGAAAAGTATCTACCAGGTATGTCCTCTTTCCTTGTTCTGTATTTTTCTACatgaaatgaaaatcaaatcaaaccatttatttcgccatttaaaaaaaatggtcATGTTATGCTGACTCTTATAAAACGTTTAAGCTCAGCAGGTCTGACAAGAATCTCAGTTCCTGTTCTTGGATTAAATAAAACTTGACTAATGTTAATGCCGATTTACGTGATGTTCTTACTGTAAAAATGATGACTCCATCTCGGTAGATAGTTGGGAAATCACTAATTGACTaataattgtatgaataaatgacTTTTTTTAGACGGTTGCGGATGCAATGGGGCATACCCGTGCACAGAGCGAGACAGCTGGGTAATGGACTGGCCGGGTCAGACTGTGTTGTGTGTGTCGAGCACATTTTGGACATCGGAAGTGCACGCGGCCATCAACAGCTCAGCGGGCGGAGCGGGGCTGACAAACTATCTGCAAGTCTGCAACACACAGATCGACAAGATCATTCTGTTGGTGCGTGGAAAACTGTCCACGCAGATACGGATCACACTGggtaaattattgtttgtaaaTTATGGGTAATATGGTTTGTAAATATGGGTAATTATGGTttgtaaattattcaaaaaataatgaaaatttgtcTTATGTCGAACTAAGTACACACTAGTAGACCAAATCACGCGACTTTCTATGGACGGTCGACAGGCCGTCCATATTTATCATGTCTCGGCTCGTCCAGTGTCCACACAAAAatatgcagtatattgtagacaAGGCATTCCCCATTCACTGCCTGTTGAATagtgtttaaaaattattcaaccCAATACAGatgatgaatttacaaaaagaACAGGCTGTAGCTAGGCTGGGACAAAACTAGGCTGGGAgctctacaccttttccaactgtatttgagaaagtatcaattgtaattgagaatagtcatttgtatttgagaaaacgtcagatgtaaatgagaatagtcaattgtatttgagaagtaatagtcacttgtaattgagaatagtgaattattgagaaagtatcatttcaatttgagagcATACGGTTTTaaatcgagaagttgtcagttgtaatgggaaatgatttttaaaaaaaaccAGTACTTCCAGTACTTATTTTTCATAAGGTACTCGTATGAAATAATAGTTAATATAtgtaatattccaataaaacgttcaatttttgaaaaaaacattttcaagcccaaaatccattgaagaattgccgaattgtttgatcaagagattcaatcgattgatgataaagttcaattgagccataaacatagagaatttgatcttcatcaagtgcaatgtttcacaaaatgtttggagacaaaagtcgcgttgccaatacgtacatagaaataattatcattaatcattcgtaaacagtacaggggaaatacttccaccattgaaaaatattttttgtcatagtcattcaatctcagctgttttccatgcatgaaatcaagccggtaaacagctgtttgcagaacaaataaacatatgactttcattacagcatactctactgtaatgaaaccatatgtatTCTTTACAGTCgtgtatgtttcctagttccgaaataggaacagcaaaactgctacaaaaaaaaacaccttcagcactccaggtggaagttttgtcaacttccacaaaatgcCTGATTAAATCtttaaactaggttatgttcatttagtaacttcagcacaagtaggtaatgttttctatttctcaatcattcttctttagattattatgacaaaaaatagtgtacgttacttggacgtgaatgtattttgcagtgctcgaatgaaattctagtctcggctaacgcctcgactagaaacatcattctcgcctgcaaaaggccccttcccgtccttgtgacgtaagatactatgaAAACATATTAAGTTGATACAGTATTTATGGTGTACAAGAGTTCCTTTTAAATCAATTCTAGGTTTGATTTACTTAGTGTTGATTAAGTATCATGTGAAATTATTGACTTGATTTTCTTATAATCCATAACTGGAGTTCTTGGGACGTAATCTTTAAAAAAAAGAGTTTTGAATATCAAAAATCTTTGGTCAAATATTTGATCGTGTCATGGGGACGAAGGTATTACTCTAGTGCAATATTCAGCTCATTGTATtagtttttttatgttttaatagTTGAAAATGTCAACAGGAGCCCTGGTTGTAATCGACGTTCACGCAAGAGATGTTGTGCAAGGACTTATCGATAAGAATGTAATTGTTGATGACGATTTCCAGTGGCTATGTCAGCTACGTTATTATTGGGAGGTGAGTGTCCAACACGTACATCGATTTTACTCATTACTCATTCACTAACATTTGAACTTTATGATCATGGAAAGCAAAGAACGATATACTGTTCTTATTTTTCACAAAAGTCATTACTGTTTacctgcgtacagacttgagctccaagaacacgcgcatttcacttttcatcagctgattatatctgtatttttaccgAAATAGtaagatattgattgattgagtgctttatttatgtagattacaatatatactggcttatacactcagaATACTCAGAAACTCCTTTCCAGTAACTCTACCAGaggtacagatataataagcatcaGTGAAATGTGCATGTTCGTGACGCTCAAGTCTGTACACAGGCTATCGTTTCTTTTTTTCGGATATTAAGAGTAGGCATATTGTTAAATGATATACAcggtgtcccacgaagaggtttacacgtttaattttatattacgtgcccattcatgtaccgaacttttttaaattttacacagtttacaaagtaggttctgaaaatattctggaaatatttcagctccctaaccttcgtagaaacaaaatggagacatattgaaaattttacccaTTCGCTTCCTATAAGAACTACTTTCATGAGTTATTATCTGATTTCTTTACTTTCTTGCGGTAGTCTTGGCTCATTTGATGGTACCAAAAATGGATCAAGCAATCTTCC from Nilaparvata lugens isolate BPH unplaced genomic scaffold, ASM1435652v1 scaffold10153, whole genome shotgun sequence includes these protein-coding regions:
- the LOC120355307 gene encoding dynein heavy chain 12, axonemal-like, with translation MAAHPRKSYEEKYLPDGCGCNGAYPCTERDSWVMDWPGQTVLCVSSTFWTSEVHAAINSSAGGAGLTNYLQVCNTQIDKIILLVRGKLSTQIRITLGALVVIDVHARDVVQGLIDKNVIVDDDFQWLCQLRYYWEVSVQH